From Mercenaria mercenaria strain notata chromosome 17, MADL_Memer_1, whole genome shotgun sequence, the proteins below share one genomic window:
- the LOC123536654 gene encoding uncharacterized protein LOC123536654 yields MGNSVKGTRAIVQNESGKNAPTKENEQANLDHNSKDKSASTAKETDDVAEVAAQIDDPNTDNLNSAQQVKGGGINISQVIPSDSGNDRRNSTEIPDSFDTIDSDNHDVFDNRKKPQSALKNQTKHLNVSKASFQKSAVVKSNARVNVTKSPGPTKPRHTVSSRNISRNQLNVKPIKMHLNNHDKKTDSPVTENEIEISESTVATVLGEEKSSKHHYNKVIRQEEIHKVEIKASPPKSNLKDIGKTEKSSQSLSSVRSILNINKKGSTKLIKRRALSEPVQLINTNTKVKEESALDILHEEQIDDEAKTRKASYYEQLTDTESAEYIIYEGGEEYEISSSLRSTTLDSRLFDSESSIVTHTSVDYQKPVSRYSENKQKLKQGLLDLYRSYSFYTPGFPLLPLSAEKSEAPRYWPPWMTVKHRVVTEDDIELAEEQDSLETIDMNSYEIEKSISQFHNLFHHEDRDIKNVYIVGESGTGKTAFCRHLIQQWCVQHQQKTGTTDSKEPMFSGVELDTASCHHGTPAKRIIQSESREPIKAETTIHSNQSGNIQYKTQHSKTNINRKFNSNDIFSDSDELDRYEFLFYIPLFFETNHNHIHDLIKTQFKSIFHGMTPGENVTQTKSDPRTNSTFLNELLDKESEKCLIVLDGLDAWRPNKRRYKAHVKSIGLPDKDPSKSYTVIVTSTVESLREIGIKATDSDLEVTLNGIEEQISQELISDAVERLNTFYKKRKKSDDMIAEVNYWKGTNYQKLPLILQSLVCLWYHSGAIGNTFCDIFSRILELQFKRFNDDLTDKAGKIRKTNVQTLTMNLNAADKEVPLPRYYKDLSNCQKNKELISVLSQLAWNTRIQSIKSFDSSSLEVHGFSRDDVSKLIEVGVLTQNKVPGFSKELHGKTVFFPDERIQDFLATTYIAILCRNTAYENIGHINLHTEKIRSVVDAHLDIFNTLEDIFQFSNLIVLLCGLYPPIIEQITQKIIDVVSADKRVLEFRNNLETESEENVCEDIQELISRCAHESLSVNTDNILVHIGDIFYGNIDSNHLAYVMPTEVKSVLINVDDTSVNSSHASKFIHQTRIFDQLQKLLVKDETSRLSLQDIDSIHILSERCAPTLNVVSYIFNNTSRITYLQVTQDLDRLLPKMSNLLELELKGMKLSHIKFCSLAWVLPELNYLKRLQLSDITCEMDRCDGEGHKMDFSQFEKLEYIDIGGRELSVVGVNKGKLHTCILGNLPQGPEIQTFYSLRKAKCLKHFTQKVRLRPPFISQTLIQTLNTWHRLETLNLHGINFGENELILNKEMKCLAHLRLVKTRMSRIAWHTFVDCLPCLDQAIVVVTRDVHVTPIEEDVTRDSMRRPIDAETRALMLARETEREIAFDYVRGKLYVFNVLFDMRSMFDFEKKPK; encoded by the exons ATGGGGAACTCCGTAAAAGGCACAAGAGCAATTGTGCAGAACGAAAGCGGCAAAAATGCTCCTACTAAAGAAAATGAACAAGCGAATCTAGACCATAACAGTAAAGATAAATCAGCGTCGACAGCAAAAGAAACTGATGATGTTGCAGAGGTTGCTGCTCAAATTGATGACCCTAACACAGATAATCTAAACAGTGCACAACAAGTGAAAGGAGGTGGAATAAATATAAGCCAGGTAATTCCATCAGATTCTGGAAATGATAGAAGAAACAGTACGGAGATACCCGATAGTTTCGATACAATAGATTCAGACAATCATGACGTTTTCGACAATCGAAAAAAACCTCAGAGCGCTTTGAAAAATCAGACAAAACACTTGAATGTGAGTAAAGCTAGTTTTCAAAAAAGCGCAGTAGTAAAAAGTAATGCGAGAGTTAATGTAACAAAATCACCGGGACCGACTAAACCAAGACACACAGTATCAAGTCGAAATATATCAAGAAACCAACTGAATGTTAAaccaataaaaatgcatttaaacaatCATGATAAGAAAACCGATAGTCCGgtgactgaaaatgaaattgaaatcagCGAAAGTACCGTTGCAACTGTACTAGGGGAAGAGAAAAGCTCAAAGCATCATTATAACAAAGTTATTAGACAAGAGGAAATACACAAAGTAGAAATTAAAGCGTCGCCTCCAAAATCAAACTTGAAGGATATTGGTAAAACTGAAAAATCGTCACAGTCTTTATCAAGTGTACGCTCTAtacttaatataaataaaaaggggAGTACTAAATTAATTAAAAGGCGCGCACTTTCAGAACCAGTTCAACTTATAAATACGAATACAAAAGTTAAGGAAGAATCAGCATTAGACATCCTCCACGAAGAACAGATAGATGACGAGGCGAAAACTAGAAAAGCCTCGTACTATGAACAGTTGACTGACACAGAGTCAGcggaatacattatttatgagGGAGGGGAAGAATACGAAATAAGTTCAAGCTTAAGGTCCACAACCCTTGATTCAAGATTGTTTGACAGCGAATCTAGTATTGTTACACACACAAGTGTCGACTATCAGAAGCCTGTGAGCAGATATAGCG AGAATAAACAGAAGTTAAAGCAAGGCCTTCTAGACCTCTACAGATCTTATAGCTTTTATACGCCTGGGTTTCCACTTCTGCCACTTTCCGCTGAAAAATCTGAAGCGCCGCGGTATTGGCCTCCATGGATGACAGTTAAACACCGTGTTGTGACCGAAGATGATATAGAGCTAGCTGAAGAGCAAGATTCTCTTGAAACAATTGATATGAACagttatgaaatagaaaaaagtatcAGCCAGTTTCACAATTTGTTCCATCATGAAGATCGGGATATTAAGAATGTCTATATAGTTGGCGAATCAGGGACGGGAAAAACTGCTTTTTGCCGCCACCTTATTCAGCAGTGGTGCGTTCAGCATCAACAAAAGACCGGGACTACTGATTCCAAAGAACCCATGTTTTCCGGTGTAGAACTTGATACTGCTTCTTGTCATCATGGCACGCCCGCGAAACGGATAATACAGAGCGAAAGTCGAGAACCCATAAAGGCAGAAACTACAATACATTCCAACCAGTCAGGAAACATTCAGTACAAAACACAACATTCAAAAACCAATATTAATAGGAAGTTCAATTCAAATGACATTTTCAGTGACTCAGATGAATTAGACAGATACgagtttcttttttatattccACTTTTCTTCGAAACAAATCATAATCACATTCATGATTTGATTAAAACTCAGTTCAAAAGTATATTCCATGGAATGACACCCGGAGAAAATGTTACTCAGACAAAGTCTGATCCTAGGACAAATTCAACATTTCTTAACGAGTTGCTTGATAAAGAGTCTGAGAAATGCTTAATTGTGTTGGATGGTCTTGATGCATGGAGGCCAAACAAAAGACGATACAAAGCTCACGTTAAATCAATTGGCTTACCTGACAAAGACCCGAGTAAATCATATACAGTTATAGTTACATCGACAGTAGAAAGCCTGAGAGAGATAGGAATTAAAGCGACGGACTCTGATTTAGAAGTCACTTTGAACGGAATAGAAGAACAAATTTCTCAGGAATTGATAAGTGACGCAGTAGAAAGATTAAACACATtctataaaaaaagaaagaagtcaGACGATATGATAGCTGAAGTGAACTATTGGAAAGGGACGAACTATCAGAAATTACCCTTAATTCTGCAATCACTTGTCTGTCTCTGGTATCATTCTGGTGCAATCGGAAACACATTCTGTGATATTTTTAGCAGAATTCTTGAACTGCAGTTCAAAAGATTTAATGACGATTTAACTGATAAAGCAGGTAAAATACGAAAGACCAATGTTCAAACTTTAACAATGAACTTGAATGCGGCCGACAAAGAGGTACCATTACCTAGATACTATAAAGATCTCAGTAAttgtcaaaaaaacaaagaacttATTTCCGTTTTGAGCCAGCTTGCATGGAACACAAGAATCCAGTCAATTAAATCCTTTGATTCCTCAAGTCTTGAAGTCCACGGTTTTTCACGAGATGACGTATCTAAGCTCATAGAAGTGGGAGTTCTAACACAAAATAAAGTACCAGGCTTTTCAAAAGAACTACATGGCAAGACTGTGTTCTTCCCTGACGAAAGAATACAAGACTTTTTAGCAACAACTTATATTGCGATTCTGTGTCGGAACACAGCTTACGAGAACATTGGTCATATCAATCTGCATACCGAAAAAATAAGATCAGTGGTAGATGCACACCTCGATATCTTTAATACCTTAGAAgatatatttcagttttcaaaTCTCATAGTATTGTTATGTGGGCTTTATCCACCAATAATAGAACAAATAACACAGAAAATAATTGACGTCGTTTCAGCAGACAAACGAGTTCTGGAATTCAGAAATAATTTAGAGACTGAATCGGAAGAAAATGTCTGTGAAGATATCCAAGAACTGATCTCCAGATGCGCGCACGAATCTTTATCTGTTAACACAGATAATATATTGGTACATATTGGGGATATTTTCTACGGAAACATTGACTCGAATCATTTAGCATATGTTATGCCAACAGAGGTTAAATCTGTATTGATAAATGTTGACGACACGTCTGTGAATTCTTCACATGCGTCTAAATTTATTCATCAAACAAGAATATTTGATCAGCTTCAGAAATTGCTTGTGAAAGATGAAACTTCGCGGCTCTCTTTGCAAGACATAGACTCCATACATATTCTAAGTGAACGCTGTGCTCCGACATTGAATGTTGTCTCGTATATCTTTAACAATACGAGTAGAATAACATATTTACAAGTCACTCAAGATCTAGACAGGCTTTTACCAAAAATGTCAAATCTGTTAGAATTAGAATTAAAAGGCATGAAGCTTAGCCACATTAAGTTTTGTTCGCTCGCATGGGTTCTGCCAGAGTTGAACTACTTGAAACGGCTTCAACTAAGTGACATTACTTGTGAGATGGACCGATGTGACGGAGAAGGACATAAGATGgatttttcccagtttgagaagCTCGAGTATATTGATATCGGTGGAAGGGAATTATCTGTTGTCGGGGTAAACAAAGGTAAACTTCACACGTGTATTTTGGGGAATTTACCACAGGGTCCCGagattcaaacattttattcactccgAAAAGCGAAATGTCTGAAACATTTCACGCAGAAAGTCAGACTGAGGCCTCCTTTTATATCACAAACATTGATTCAGACTTTAAACACATGGCACAGACTTGAAACTCTTAACTTACACGGGATAAACTTTGGCGAAAATGAGCTGATACTGAACAAGGAAATGAAATGTCTGGCACACTTAAGACTAGTTAAAACACGAATGAGTAGGATAGCATGGCATACCTTCGTTGATTGCCTTCCATGTTTGGATCAGGCAATTGTGGTGGTTACACGTGACGTACATGTAACGCCAATAGAAGAGGATGTAACACGCGATTCCATGAGGCGACCTATTGATGCAGAGACAAGGGCATTAATGCTGGCACGGGAAACAGAGAGAGAAATAGCGTTTGATTACGTGAGGGGAAAATTGTATGTCTTCAATGTATTATTCGACATGAGAAGTATGTTTGACTTCGAGAAAAAGCCAAAATAA
- the LOC128549946 gene encoding uncharacterized protein LOC128549946: MFILTSLENVQKYFTELHHILVKYNLMDNPESIYNVDEKGIQQNFKPSFVVGPRDSTTNVITSEKSNTTTILGCGNAIGQQIPPYFVFAGARMRSELLEGASPGAQGTVSKTGWSNGEVFKNYLETHFINYANGKRPLLLLYDGHRSHISPSIIDWATEHDIILYVLPPHTSHILQHMDVGCFGPFSKVYSNECGKFQRETGKIVDRYNVCMIACKAYATALSVKNLQGAFKKSGIYPFCPDSVDTDLFETNKLRSELQSSYTEELCQSVAPDHDQPESDLDETIP; encoded by the exons atgtttatactaACGTCACTAGAAAATGTCCAGAAGTATTTCACAGAGTTGCATCACATTCTCGTGAAGTACAATCTAATGGACAATCCTGAATCAATATACAATGTTGACGAAAAGGGCATTCAGCAAAATTTTAAGCCGTCTTTTGTTGTTGGTCCAAGGGATAGTACAACGAATGTCATAACCTCGGAGAAATCAAATACAACAACTATACTTGGATGTGGGAATGCCATTGGACAGCAGATACCGCCATACTTTGTATTTGCAG gagCAAGAATGAGGTCAGAGCTGTTGGAGGGCGCATCACCAGGCGCGCAAGGGACAGTTTCTAAGACTGGTTGGTCCAATGGGGAGGTGTTCAAAAACTATTTAGAAACTCacttcatcaattatgctaatggAAAAcgccctttgttgttactttatgATGGGCATCGCTCACATATATCACCCAGTATTATTGACTGGGCTACAGAGCATGATATTATATTGTACGTTTTGCCTCCACACACTTCACACATATTGCAGCATATGGACGTTGGGTGTTTTGGGCCTTTTTCAAAGGTTTACAGTAATGAATGTGGTAAATTTCAGAGGGAAactggcaaaattgttgacaggtacaatgtatgtatgattgcaTGTAAGGCATATGCTACTGCACTTTCAGTGAAAAATTTACAGGGTGCATTCAAGAAATCGGGCATTTATCCGTTTTGCCCAGACTCTGTTGATACTGAtctatttgaaacaaacaaactcagATCAGAACTTCAGTCTTCTTACACTGAAGAGTTATGTCAGTCTGTAGCTCCTGATCATGATCAGCCCGAGTCAGATTTGGATGAAACCATCCCTTAA